The Fusarium oxysporum f. sp. lycopersici 4287 chromosome 6, whole genome shotgun sequence DNA segment CGATGTATCGGTGGCAAAACAGGGCGTGATGGATTATCGACTTGATGAGCGAATTCATGCTTCGAAGCCCTCTCCAGCGAGGCGCAAATACATGGGAAAGCGGAAACTGTGGGAAAAATGGACTTGGTTTCTGTCTTTTGGGCAGCCTGCGGACGCACGTATCAAAGGTGCGTTGCATGGTACGTAGCAAGGATCAGATCATCCCATGATAGAGACAGTGTTTGATATCTCAGTTCCGGCGTCGAAACAGGACGAAAGACTCCTGTTTACTAATGCACCCAAGAAGGATATCAAGAATAGGATTGTGGATAGAGTAAGGGATAACCTGATGAGAAACAGGGTGCTGCAGAAGATGAACAAATTGACGTTGACGGTTTCGGAAGTCGCCTAGGCCTTGACACCTAGAGTCAAACCACCTTATACGTAAAACGGCGGCGGACCGACGATCTCACCCAGCTGCGATATGCTTGCACATACTGTAGGAACAGGGCGCGAGCGGCAAGATGTGCTGGTCAGAACCCCTGAAACCTCGAGGGTTTAGGAACCGTGGCGGCGAAGGAACATCACGATGCCATCCGATAACGCAAGATGAACCACTGCAAGGATTTCCTAGCGGACAACGACAACATCTGGAAGGCGGCTAAATATCCGAAGTCTAAAGATAAGAGAGCTTTTCGATGACTGCACAGGTCACGAGAGAAGACGGAACGAAAACGACAGATCATCGGGAACAAGCCGAAGAACTTCTAGCCAGGTTCTTTCCGCCATTGCCAAACAATGTCGACGATGAAGGATCCAAGCAACAGAGAGCTCCACTATTGATGCCTAAGTTGTCTGCAGAAGAAACAGAGCGTCGACTGCAAGTCGTGGCAGGCGCCAACAGAAGACAAACTACCAGCGATCGTCTGGAAGCAGGACTGGCGGTTGGTGAAGCACGATATCCTTGACATCTTCCAAGCATCATTAGAGGGAGACATGATACTGAAACACTGGACGCATGCCCATATCATTTACCGCCCAAGAAGCTAGGTAAAGATGACCATACGATCGCGAAAACCTGCAGACCGATCTCGCTTCTAGCCACGTTGGACAAGGTGTTGGAGTCCGTTATGGCTGAGAGAGTCCCCTACGCTGTAGAAGCTCACGGGCTCCTCCCGTCCGATCACATTGGCTCGCCCAAGCAGCGATCAGCAGAATAAGCCCTCGTATTTCTACAAGGACACATCTTCTTAGAATGGTCATGTTGTGAGTCTTGTCAGTTTCGAAGTGAGCGGAGTATACAATGGCGTATTCAACTTGAGACCATTGCAGCGTATGGAGACAAGAAGGATTCCAAAGGGCCTCCTGCGATGGGTTGATGCATTTTGCTCCGAGCGGACTGCAACCATTATGATCAATGGTCAAAGTTCTGAGAGCAGACTGCTACCATAAGAAGGACTCCCGCAAGGATCTCTTTCGTCGCGATGCCGCCTCTGTTCTTCAATGCAGATCTGGTGCAAACCCAGATCGACCGGAATGGTGGAGCCATTGCGTTCGTGGACGCCTACACTGCTTGGATATGTGGACCAATGGCGAAAAGCAACCGGGGAGGGATACAAGCGATAATTGACAAAGCTCTCGACTGGGAGAGACGCAGCGGCGCAATAGTTGAAGCGgagaagatgacgatgatacATTTCACGCGATACACAGGCAGAATAGACTCGGAATTCTTCACCATTAAGGGCAAGATGGTCGTTCCAAGGGATCAAATCAAGGTTCTTGGAGTCATTATGGACCTGCGCCTTTACTGAAAGCAGAACATCGCAAAAGGCGATAGAGTTGAAATGACTGACAGGGGTAGCTCCTTGTACAACCAGACAGCCTTTTACAGCCATCGTAGCTCCGGTTGTGGACTACGCCGCCAATGTCTAGATGTATGGGTGTAATACGGTTCCGTCACATGCCATCCATTGGAGGCAAAGGGTAGGAGCGCAGACGATCATAGGAACATTCACAAGCATGGAGACATAGATGATACTGGTATCAATACTTCTAATTCAGCATCGGTCAAGTACATGGATCTCATTGCCGTCGAACTTGCTCCAGGTCTTGCAACAGGTAACCTTTCAACCTGTTCAGTAATAGCGTTTGATAACACTTTAATACAGTCGGAACGGAGATCAAGCTCATTGGTAACGACAGCGGTGAAAGTGGGAGCATCTTGTCTGGCTATATCAGTCGTGTCGACCGAAATACTCCTATCTACTCACAATACACCGACTTTAACACATGCTACTACCAAGCAAACGCTTCTGCCTCGAGCGGAAGCTCTGGAAGTCCGGTTTTCAACGTCGACGGCCTTGCTATCGGCCTTCAAGCCGGTGGAATCTCCAATGCTTCAACTGACTACTTTCTCCCCCTGGACGCCCCACAGCGCGTACTGAAGCAGATCCAGAATGGCGGAGAGGTAAAGAGAGGCGACATTCAGACTGTCTTCAAGCGCAAGCCTTTCCTTGGCTGTCAGCACCTCCGACTTAGTGATAAATGGGAGAGTCTGTTTCGCAAAACTTTCCCTAACCTAAAGGGTCTCATTGTAGCTGAAAAGGTGCTGCCAGAAGGACCATCAGATGGCAAACTAGAAGCTGGAGATATTCTCATCAAGATTAATGGGAAGCTCGTCGATCAGTTCCTTTGCCTGAACACTGTCCTCGATGAGAACGTCGGCCAGACAGTGAGTGTCCTTGTCGCGCGACATGGGTGTGATATTGAGCAGGACATCGCCGTCCAGAACCTCAACGAAATCACACCTAGTTGCTTCTTCAGTTTTGATCGCACTATCTTACACGATATCTCATATCAGGTCGCTCACAGATACGGCCTCGCTTGTAGCGGAGTGTTCGTGAGCGACCCTGGTTATTTCCTCCACCCAATCCGGAGACTCGCGATCATTGATAGTGTCAACCACAATCGGACACCAAACCTAGTTGCTTTTGTACAAGTTATGAAAGAGATCCCAGTCGGAACTTCAGTCCCAATCAAATACTGGTACCCCGATAGCCGGTATAACCTGGAAACCGCTGTTGTGACTATCAATCGTGGTTGGTCCCAGAAGTTGAAAATGTTCAAGAGGAATGATACGACCGGCGATTGGGACGTTGAAGTCCATGCAAATACATCACCTTCAGTTCAGCAAGCGCGCCATCGCGTACCGCATAGGCCCTCTACCCGTATAATAGACCAAGTAGTTGCGAAAACTATCAGCAGCTTGGTTCGCGTCAAATGTTATACGCTACTTGCACTTGACGGGCTATCAGCGAATGTGACATCAGGCTTAGGACTCGTCATCGACACTACAGGCGGCTACATCATCATATCCAGGACTGTAGTACCGAATACATTGTGTGACATTGAAGTCACGATTGCCGACTCGTTTTCAGTCCCCGGAACTGTTAAGTTCCATCATCCATGGTACCACTACGCCATCATTCAATACGATACGAATCTCGTGCATCCCCCAGTCAAGAGCGCAAGATTGAGTAGAGAGGCTATCTCAGAAGGACAGAGAATCTTCTTTGTTGGATGTAACGGCAGTGATGAGATTGTACATGCTTCTACATCAGTCACTAAAGTCATTCCATTTGACGCAAACCTCCGTACCCGCCCAGAGCTCGTCCTGTCAACATCGACAAGATTGGTGTGGACACGAGACTCGGTGCTGAGTGCGACACTGGTTTTCTTATCGCAGAGGATGGTTCTGTTCAAGGACTCTAGATCACTTATGGAATTGTGGACGATCGCGACCCAGACCCTATCAAGGAGTACCTTGGAATAAGCTCACATATTATCGCCCCGAATACAGAAAAGCTCGGTCAAGGAGTAAACTTAAGCCTCAGGAGACTTCCCGTCGAGCTTCAACCTGTCAAGATTATTGACGCTAGAGCCATAGGCGTTTCTGAAGAGTGGATCGAAAAGATCCAGAACGACCCTGCAGACGCTTACATGTTCAAGGTAGAACGGACTTGGGGCCAGTTGCCTGATCAGTTTCAAAAAGAGGATGTCCTACTTAGTCTGGATGGCAATCTTGTCACTAAGCTCTCCGCCCTTGAAGCCACGGACGGGAAAGAATTTCTTAATGTGGT contains these protein-coding regions:
- a CDS encoding hypothetical protein (At least one base has a quality score < 10), translating into MKEIPVGTSVPIKYWYPDSRYNLETAVVTINRGWSQKLKMFKRNDTTGDWDVEVHANTSPSVQQARHRVPHRPSTRIIDQVVAKTISSLVRVKCYTLLALDGLSANVTSGLGLVIDTTGGYIIISRTVVPNTLCDIEVTIADSFSVPGTVKFHHPWYHYAIIQYDTNLVHPPVKSARLSREAISEGQRIFFVGCNGSDEIVHASTSVTKVIPFDANLRTRPELVLSTSTRLVWTRDSVLSATLVFLSQRMVLFKDSRSLMELWTIATQTLSRSTLE
- a CDS encoding hypothetical protein (At least one base has a quality score < 10); amino-acid sequence: MDLIAVELAPGLATVGTEIKLIGNDSGESGSILSGYISRVDRNTPIYSQYTDFNTCYYQANASASSGSSGSPVFNVDGLAIGLQAGGISNASTDYFLPLDAPQRVLKQIQNGGEVKRGDIQTVFKRKPFLGCQHLRLSDKWESLFRKTFPNLKGLIVAEKVLPEGPSDGKLEAGDILIKINGKLVDQFLCLNTVLDENVGQTVSVLVARHGCDIEQDIAVQNLNEITPSCFFSFDRTILHDISYQVAHRYGLACSGVFVSDPGYFLHPIRRLAIIDSVNHNRTPNLVAFVQVMKEIPVGTSVPIKYWYPDSRYNLETAVVTINRGWSQKLKMFKRNDTTGDWDVEVHANTSPSVQQARHRVPHRPSTRIIDQVVAKTISSLVRVKCYTLLALDGLSANVTSGLGLVIDTTGGYIIISRTVVPNTLCDIEVTIADSFSVPGTVKFHHPWYHYAIIQYDTNLVHPPVKSARLSREAISEGQRIFFVGCNGSDEIVHASTSVTKVIPFDANLRTRPELVLSTSTRLVWTRDSVLSATLVFLSQRMVLFKDSRSLMELWTIATQTLSRSTLE